The proteins below are encoded in one region of Streptomyces puniciscabiei:
- a CDS encoding aminobutyraldehyde dehydrogenase, with amino-acid sequence MADTPPLTAVLNHIAGQDVPAVSGATLRLIDPATALPHGLAPLSGPEDVDSACRAAEDAFDGWSATTPAHRQTALLRIADAVEREAEALAGAEVNDTGKPRALFLADELPAIVDVLRYFAGAARNLPGAAAAEYTPGRTSVLRRDPVGVCAQITPWNYPLMMAVWKIAPALAAGNTVVLKPSDSTPSTATLLARLAAEHLPPGVLNVVCGGRDTGRLLVAHPHVRMVAVTGSVRAGQEIAAAAGADLKRLHLELGGNAPVLIHEDADLDEAVEQLSYLSFYNAGQDCTAAARILVHRRIHDTFLDAFAQRAAQRRPGTSADARADFGPLASAAQLVSVGGLLRRLPAHAEIVTGGAALPRPGYFHEATVVAGVRQEDEIVRSEVFGPVVTVQPFVDEADAVRMANAVPQGLAASVWTRDHDRAMRASRALRTGIVWVNTHGTTVSEMPHGGVRHSGYGSDLSLAGLLDYTQVKHVML; translated from the coding sequence GTGGCTGACACCCCTCCCCTCACGGCAGTTCTGAACCACATCGCCGGCCAGGACGTCCCGGCCGTCTCCGGAGCCACACTGCGACTGATCGACCCCGCGACCGCACTCCCCCACGGACTGGCCCCGCTCTCCGGCCCCGAGGACGTCGACTCCGCCTGCCGGGCGGCCGAGGACGCCTTCGACGGCTGGTCGGCCACGACACCGGCGCACCGGCAGACCGCGCTGCTGCGCATCGCCGACGCGGTGGAACGGGAGGCGGAAGCCCTGGCAGGTGCGGAGGTGAACGACACCGGCAAGCCGCGCGCCCTCTTCCTCGCGGACGAGCTGCCCGCGATCGTGGATGTGCTGCGGTACTTCGCCGGGGCGGCCCGGAATCTGCCGGGTGCCGCGGCCGCCGAGTACACCCCCGGCCGCACCTCCGTCCTGCGCCGCGATCCGGTGGGCGTGTGCGCCCAGATCACGCCGTGGAACTACCCGCTGATGATGGCCGTGTGGAAGATCGCTCCGGCGCTGGCCGCGGGCAACACCGTCGTCCTGAAGCCGTCCGACTCCACGCCCTCCACCGCCACGCTCCTCGCCCGGCTGGCCGCCGAGCATCTGCCGCCGGGCGTGCTCAACGTCGTGTGCGGCGGCCGGGACACCGGACGCCTGCTCGTCGCCCACCCCCACGTCCGGATGGTCGCCGTCACCGGCAGCGTCCGTGCCGGACAGGAGATCGCCGCCGCGGCGGGGGCCGACCTGAAGCGGCTCCATCTCGAACTCGGCGGGAACGCACCGGTGTTGATCCACGAGGACGCCGATCTCGACGAGGCGGTCGAGCAGCTGTCGTACCTGTCCTTCTACAACGCGGGTCAGGACTGCACGGCGGCCGCCAGGATCCTGGTCCACCGGCGCATCCACGACACCTTCCTGGACGCCTTCGCCCAGCGGGCCGCGCAGCGCAGGCCCGGCACGTCCGCCGACGCCCGCGCCGACTTCGGCCCGCTGGCCAGCGCCGCCCAACTCGTATCGGTGGGCGGCCTGTTGCGACGTCTCCCGGCCCATGCCGAGATCGTCACCGGGGGCGCGGCCCTCCCGCGTCCGGGCTACTTCCACGAGGCCACGGTGGTGGCAGGGGTCCGGCAGGAGGACGAGATCGTGCGGAGCGAGGTGTTCGGGCCGGTCGTCACCGTCCAGCCCTTCGTCGACGAGGCCGACGCCGTCCGCATGGCGAACGCCGTGCCGCAGGGGCTGGCCGCGAGCGTCTGGACCCGCGACCACGACCGCGCGATGCGCGCGAGCCGGGCCCTGCGCACCGGCATCGTCTGGGTCAACACCCATGGCACCACCGTCTCGGAGATGCCGCACGGCGGCGTACGGCACTCCGGTTACGGAAGCGACCTCTCCCTCGCGGGCCTGCTCGACTACACCCAGGTCAAGCACGTCATGCTGTGA
- a CDS encoding SDR family NAD(P)-dependent oxidoreductase: MDLGLTGKTAFITGGSSGIGLAIGRALQAEGAAVTVCGRDPDRLKESGLPGVQADVTDPDALARAVDEAAEQMGGLDLLVANAGGVYGGGLLDSTPEDWLRTYELNVLHAAHAIRTAVPHFERRGGGSALIVASITGWKPGPRSSYASAKAAEIHLAATLGQELGPRNIRVNALSPGSVMFEGGGWAWFRDNRPEQYEAFARDDFPRGRLVELHEVADVACFLLSARAGGINGTNICVDGAQDHPSAGRFFP, translated from the coding sequence GTGGATCTGGGACTTACGGGGAAGACGGCTTTCATCACCGGGGGAAGCAGCGGCATCGGACTGGCCATCGGCCGGGCGCTGCAGGCAGAGGGGGCGGCGGTCACCGTCTGCGGACGGGATCCGGACCGGCTGAAGGAGTCCGGACTCCCCGGCGTCCAGGCGGACGTCACGGATCCGGACGCGCTCGCCCGGGCCGTGGACGAGGCGGCCGAGCAGATGGGCGGGCTCGACCTGCTGGTGGCCAACGCCGGCGGTGTGTACGGCGGTGGGCTGCTGGATTCGACGCCCGAGGACTGGCTGCGGACGTACGAGTTGAACGTGCTGCATGCCGCCCACGCCATCCGCACCGCGGTGCCCCACTTCGAGCGGCGCGGGGGCGGCAGCGCGCTCATAGTGGCGTCGATCACGGGGTGGAAGCCGGGACCCAGGTCGTCGTACGCCTCGGCGAAGGCGGCGGAGATCCACCTCGCGGCCACCCTCGGCCAGGAGCTCGGCCCGCGCAACATCCGGGTGAATGCGCTCAGTCCGGGTTCGGTGATGTTCGAGGGCGGGGGTTGGGCCTGGTTCCGGGACAACCGGCCGGAGCAGTACGAGGCTTTCGCCCGCGACGACTTCCCCCGTGGGCGGCTGGTCGAGCTGCACGAGGTGGCGGACGTGGCGTGCTTCCTCCTGTCGGCCCGCGCCGGCGGGATCAACGGCACCAACATCTGTGTGGACGGTGCCCAGGACCACCCGAGCGCGGGCCGGTTCTTCCCGTAG
- a CDS encoding VOC family protein, with protein sequence MTNEENAMLKNLMYVTVYVTDQDRALAFYTEGLGLQKRVDQPGPDGRFLTVAPGDASVEIILWPGKPGQGPAAEGGEPGVVPGPVFLESDDLAEEFKALRARGVGFAEPEPVPYPFGVRATAFDPDGNRIELRQRARG encoded by the coding sequence ATGACGAACGAGGAGAACGCGATGTTGAAGAACCTGATGTACGTGACGGTCTATGTGACCGACCAGGACCGGGCTCTGGCGTTCTACACGGAGGGTCTCGGACTGCAGAAGCGTGTCGATCAACCGGGTCCTGACGGGCGCTTCCTGACAGTCGCTCCGGGCGATGCCTCGGTCGAGATCATCCTGTGGCCGGGCAAACCGGGGCAGGGCCCGGCGGCCGAGGGCGGGGAGCCGGGTGTCGTGCCGGGTCCGGTGTTCCTCGAGTCCGACGACCTGGCCGAAGAGTTCAAGGCGCTGCGGGCGCGGGGCGTCGGGTTCGCCGAACCTGAGCCGGTCCCTTATCCCTTCGGCGTCCGCGCCACGGCGTTCGATCCCGACGGCAACCGGATCGAGCTCCGTCAGCGGGCCCGGGGCTGA
- a CDS encoding methyltransferase has product MDWHTWQDRYDTPDSPFARRLLTVQERIRLALDDCPPGPLDVVSLCAGQGRDLLGVLPGHPRGRDVRARLVELDPRNVALAAEAAKAAGLHGIEAIAADAALLDHYDGIAPADVVLVCGLFGNIVESDIERTIDACTQLCKTGGRVIWTRNRKSPDRVPLICAWFEERGFEREWVTDPDELHAVGVHRFTDRPRPLQTGTRLFTFVGYDKLQSAAEEQDE; this is encoded by the coding sequence ATGGACTGGCACACATGGCAAGACCGGTACGACACGCCCGACTCGCCCTTCGCTCGCCGACTGCTCACCGTGCAGGAACGCATCCGTCTGGCACTGGACGACTGTCCTCCCGGCCCCCTGGACGTGGTGAGTCTCTGCGCGGGTCAGGGGCGCGACCTGCTGGGTGTGCTGCCCGGCCATCCCCGTGGCCGGGACGTGCGCGCACGCCTGGTGGAGCTCGACCCGCGCAACGTCGCCTTGGCGGCCGAGGCCGCCAAGGCGGCCGGGCTGCACGGCATCGAGGCCATCGCCGCGGACGCCGCGTTGCTCGATCACTACGACGGCATCGCACCGGCCGACGTGGTGCTGGTCTGCGGGTTGTTCGGCAACATCGTGGAGTCGGACATCGAGCGCACCATCGACGCATGCACGCAACTGTGCAAGACGGGAGGCCGGGTCATCTGGACAAGGAACCGCAAGTCACCGGACCGTGTGCCCTTGATCTGCGCATGGTTCGAGGAGCGCGGCTTCGAACGCGAGTGGGTCACCGACCCGGACGAACTCCACGCCGTGGGCGTGCACCGATTCACCGACCGGCCCCGGCCGCTCCAGACGGGCACGCGCCTCTTCACCTTCGTGGGGTACGACAAGCTGCAGTCAGCGGCTGAGGAGCAGGACGAATAG